A region of Epinephelus fuscoguttatus linkage group LG1, E.fuscoguttatus.final_Chr_v1 DNA encodes the following proteins:
- the klhdc7a gene encoding kelch domain-containing protein 7A, with amino-acid sequence MPIAELLGVQFDMQLLLKLSLSVAAVLLVSWAYRFYSSRDTTKTQLCVDGNKEPGKATCQNCKTTLPCQSSPRHDTDDGGPSHPATDDLTCDSTEETPAAAHGCQADTSEDAFCMSCSDQNSSMIEEILPHQTQAEVATSNISFGSALNFPHPTKSGMASTTGRRSPCFLKKLEGSVGVGRELRQDLERQGAYSSFLSKAEIKVEDANVVLEETGDQIVRGKIYDYYVESSSHSITDSNTAPGQYERNSESQPVERGSRGSSLAESPSSLSPIIMRDLVLPQSTVEDPFSPGSLKLRHPTRPALLRKESYLSAAEQSELSIPFLNASASTPVTHSLSSSRTECNSAHPVIRHSTDSKGLNVREGADLQAVEAFSHLPAKPLDSTDLESLKSKLDLGNCLETLCLAKKHGQTSVQQAAMGVMSDNYLQVLRDPNLYGRLMAGEREQIQKQRMRGRSFVMVADMDPQDWASNTGGPAAETEQSRTSSAVYYYDDYKDAWHTLCLIPQEVISKACAMCTMDNYLFVAVGCQGTDREMIPSKRVFCYNPLTSIWKEISPMNEARPRCKLAALEGYIYAIGGECLSSVERYDPRLDRWTFVAPLPNDTFAVAHHVTVCRGELFVSGGTLRYMLLRYSPKTNTWKPSLLVGSKDRTADMVAVGRFLYRFDVNPLLGVSVYRYHTVARLWYECSSKRLQHCPAFQCVTTDSTIYCVSRQFTMKFEADEISPGFRDENSSVLSAAKGILFPFVLSLPDKTPRQTSV; translated from the coding sequence ATGCCCATCGCGGAGCTTTTGGGAGTCCAGTTCGACATGCAGCTGCTGTTGAAACTGAGTCTCTCCGTGGCTGCGGTGCTGCTGGTGTCATGGGCGTACCGGTTCTACAGCTCCCGGGACACGACGAAAACTCAGCTCTGTGTCGATGGCAACAAAGAGCCAGGAAAAGCCACCTGCCAGAACTGCAAGACGACTTTACCGTGTCAAAGCTCACCAAGACACGACACCGATGATGGGGGACCCTCGCACCCAGCCACTGATGACCTGACATGTGACAGCACCGAGgaaacaccagcagcagcacatggATGCCAAGCTGATACGAGTGAGGATGCATTTTGTATGTCATGCAGTGACCAAAATTCCAGCATGATAGAAGAGATACTCCCTCATCAGACGCAGGCAGAGGTTGCCACCAGTAATATTTCTTTTGGATCTGCTTTGAACTTTCCGCATCCAACTAAGAGTGGGATGGCCAGTACAACGGGGCGCCGCTCCCCGTGCTTTCTGAAGAAGCTGGAGGGCAGTGTGGGCGTGGGCAGGGAGTTAAGGCAGGACTTGGAGCGCCAGGGGGCCTACTCGAGCTTCCTCTCCAAGGCAGAGATCAAAGTGGAGGATGCTAACGTGGTGCTGGAGGAAACAGGAGACCAGATTGTGCGCGGAAAGATATATGATTACTATGTTGAGTCTTCCTCTCACTCTATTACAGACTCAAACACAGCGCCTGGTCAGTATGAGAGGAACTCTGAGTCACAGCCAGTGGAGCGTGGAAGTCGTGGCAGCAGCCTCGCAGAATCCCCTTCCTCTCTGAGCCCCATCATCATGCGTGATCTGGTTTTACCTCAAAGCACTGTTGAGGATCCCTTCTCGCCAGGAAGCCTCAAGCTGAGGCACCCCACAAGGCCTGCACTCCTACGCAAGGAGAGCTATCTGTCTGCGGCAGAGCAGTCTGAGCTTTCCATCCCTTTCCTAAACGCGAGTGCCTCAACTCCAGTGACTCACTCTCTGTCCTCATCCCGCACTGAGTGCAACTCTGCTCACCCTGTGATCCGTCACTCTACAGACAGTAAGGGCCTTAATGTGAGGGAGGGGGCAGATCTACAGGCTGTAGAGGCATTTTCACACCTTCCAGCAAAACCTCTCGACAGCACAGATTTGGAAAGCTTGAAGAGTAAACTTGATCTGGGTAACTGTTTGGAGACGCTGTGTCTGGCCAAGAAACATGGCCAGACCTCTGTGCAGCAAGCAGCCATGGGAGTCATGTCAGACAACTACCTCCAGGTGCTTAGGGACCCCAACCTTTACGGGCGGCTAATGGCTGGCGAGCGAGAGCAGATCCAGAAGCAGAGAATGAGAGGGAGAAGCTTTGTCATGGTGGCAGATATGGACCCTCAAGACTGGGCGAGTAACACAGGAGGCCCGGCGGCAGAGACGGAGCAGAGCAGGACGTCCAGTGCAGTGTACTATTATGATGACTACAAAGACGCCTGGCATACACTCTGCCTCATCCCACAGGAGGTCATCTCTAAAGCCTGTGCCATGTGCACAATGGATAACTACTTATTTGTGGCAGTGGGCTGCCAAGGCACGGACAGAGAAATGATACCCTCAAAGCGAGTGTTTTGCTACAATCCTTTGACATCCATTTGGAAGGAGATCAGTCCGATGAATGAAGCCAGGCCCCGCTGCAAACTGGCAGCTCTGGAGGGCTACATCTACGCCATCGGTGGGGAGTGCCTGTCCTCAGTGGAACGCTACGACCCGCGATTGGACAGATGGACTTTTGTGGCTCCACTGCCTAATGATACATTCGCTGTGGCACATCACGTCACAGTGTGCAGAGGAGAGCTTTTTGTTTCTGGGGGAACTCTTAGATATATGCTGCTGCGCTACAGCCCCAAAACCAACACCTGGAAGCCGAGTCTGTTGGTAGGCAGCAAGGACAGAACTGCAGATATGGTAGCCGTGGGGAGGTTTCTCTACCGGTTTGATGTTAACCCGCTGCTGGGCGTGAGCGTGTACCGCTACCACACAGTGGCTCGGCTGTGGTACGAGTGCAGCTCCAAAAGGCTCCAGCACTGCCCTGCCTTTCAGTGTGTCACGACGGACAGCACAATCTATTGTGTCAGCCGCCAGTTCACCATGAAGTTTGAGGCTGATGAGATCTCTCCAGGTTTCAGAGATGAGAATTCGAGTGTCCTCTCCGCAGCAAAGGGCATACTTTTCCCCTTTGTCCTCTCGCTCCCTGATAAGACGCCTCGGCAGACCAGTGTATAA
- the cfap107 gene encoding protein CFAP107 isoform X2 produces the protein MGPNWLEDRAEFTREPQTTSSTNRVDHRPHWDFKPDVSERRSALLRAEGLPSKLLFAHDGPPSSHYLVTQYEESYQREHTNALPTARPWHPDSLTWQLERSHQPISALPTNSGLLQSTKHRLEKQQSHLPSLTVYRSAYQRHPLSAFCQSRFARAPRTLSSHLHAANRNNKDLDLRRRPLLQIPDRCLSQLPQSQKAQRQNCGF, from the exons ATGGGCCCAAACTGGCTGGAGGATAGAGCAGAG TTCACCCGGGAGCCGCAGACAACCAGCAGCACCAATCGTGTAGACCACCGGCCCCACTGGGACTTCAAGCCAGACGTCTCTGAGAGAAGATCCGCCCTGCTGAGAGCTGAG GGGCTGCCATCCAAGCTGCTATTTGCCCACGATGGCCCACCATCCTCTCATTACTTGGTCACGCAGTATGAAGAAAGCTACCAGCGTGAGCACACCAATGCTTTGCCCACTGCGCGACCCTGGCATCCAGACAGCTTGACATGGCAGCTTGAGAGGTCTCACCAGCCAATTTCGG CCCTTCCAACCAACTCTGGCCTGCTGCAGTCCACAAAGCACCGTTTGGAAAAGCAGCAGTCCCACCTCCCGTCACTGACTGTGTACAGGTCAGCATACCAGAGGCACCCACTCAGTGCCTTCTGCCAGAGCCGCTTTGCCAGGGCTCCACGCACCCTCTCCAGCCACCTCCATGCAGCCAATCGCAACAACAAGGACCTGGATCTGAGGCGGCGCCCGCTACTACAAATCCCAGATCGTTGTTTGAGTCAACTTCCACAATCACAAAAGGCTCAGAGACAAAACTGCGGCTTTTGA
- the cfap107 gene encoding protein CFAP107 isoform X1: MNQTATAQDKWAQTGWRIEQRYGNKVLVGNWAEERLQFTREPQTTSSTNRVDHRPHWDFKPDVSERRSALLRAEGLPSKLLFAHDGPPSSHYLVTQYEESYQREHTNALPTARPWHPDSLTWQLERSHQPISALPTNSGLLQSTKHRLEKQQSHLPSLTVYRSAYQRHPLSAFCQSRFARAPRTLSSHLHAANRNNKDLDLRRRPLLQIPDRCLSQLPQSQKAQRQNCGF, translated from the exons ATGAACCAAACAGCGACGGCGCAGGATAAATGGGCCCAAACTGGCTGGAGGATAGAGCAGAGGTATGGAAACAAAGTGCTGGTAGGCAACTGGGCAGAAGAAAGACTTCAG TTCACCCGGGAGCCGCAGACAACCAGCAGCACCAATCGTGTAGACCACCGGCCCCACTGGGACTTCAAGCCAGACGTCTCTGAGAGAAGATCCGCCCTGCTGAGAGCTGAG GGGCTGCCATCCAAGCTGCTATTTGCCCACGATGGCCCACCATCCTCTCATTACTTGGTCACGCAGTATGAAGAAAGCTACCAGCGTGAGCACACCAATGCTTTGCCCACTGCGCGACCCTGGCATCCAGACAGCTTGACATGGCAGCTTGAGAGGTCTCACCAGCCAATTTCGG CCCTTCCAACCAACTCTGGCCTGCTGCAGTCCACAAAGCACCGTTTGGAAAAGCAGCAGTCCCACCTCCCGTCACTGACTGTGTACAGGTCAGCATACCAGAGGCACCCACTCAGTGCCTTCTGCCAGAGCCGCTTTGCCAGGGCTCCACGCACCCTCTCCAGCCACCTCCATGCAGCCAATCGCAACAACAAGGACCTGGATCTGAGGCGGCGCCCGCTACTACAAATCCCAGATCGTTGTTTGAGTCAACTTCCACAATCACAAAAGGCTCAGAGACAAAACTGCGGCTTTTGA
- the aadacl4 gene encoding arylacetamide deacetylase-like 4 gives MDIGTAILIIGFAALVAAFLLLVIGLVYSELMNSDIPRGVANSGKLHIVHGLFVGIAIVGRILHRLGICHQVSFIRWFVACFLTRLNPVPAGLRVKDLKFSEVPVRVYEPTTVCDGLRRGLVYFHGGGWVLGNIDSVDEVCRHIAKESDTTVVSVRYRLAPEHRYPAQLDDCETATCHFLSVAEAEFSVDSRRVAVGGDSTGANLAAALCQRLARREVGHLPFPCAQVLIYPALQMADFNLPSYQQNHAVPILFRGRMAFYFLQYLNGDMSLCQDVLEGIHVPTELRPRYEEWLSPSNLPPEFLKRGFSEPPTPEYDGEVYHDIKAGLEHEVSPLLADDADIQKTPPTFLLTCEYDVLRDDGILYRKRLLDLDRDVTWQHVTEGFHGMINFFNQGWLTFPSAVQVVDSVVEYIRTL, from the exons ATGGACATCGGCACGGCAATTTTAATAATTGGCTTTGCTGCTCTTGTTGCAGCCTTCCTCCTTCTGGTAATTGGACTTGTGTACTCTGAGCTGATGAATTCAGACATTCCTCGTGGGGTTGCAAATAGTGGGAAACTGCACATAGTTCATGGCTTGTTTGTTGGCATAGCAATTGTG GGCCGGATCCTACACCGGCTGGGTATTTGTCATCAGGTCAGCTTTATCCGATGGTTCGTGGCCTGTTTTCTGACTCGCCTAAATCCGGTTCCAGCGGGCCTGCGAGTGAAGGACCTGAAGTTTTCCGAGGTGCCAGTGCGAGTCTATGAACCCACAACTGTGTGTGACGGCTTGAGAAGAGGCCTTGTGTATTTCCATGGAGGGGGATGGGTGTTGGGGAATATAG ATTCTGTTGATGAAGTTTGTCGGCACATCGCCAAGGAATCGGACACCACAGTGGTTTCTGTTAG GTACCGATTAGCCCCCGAGCACAGGTACCCTGCCCAGCTGGACGATTGTGAGACAGCGacgtgtcacttcctgtctgtggctgAGGCAGAGTTTAGTGTGGACTCTCGCAGAGTGGCAGTCGGAGGGGACAGCACTGGGGCTAACCTGGCAGCAGCGCTGTGCCAAAGGCTGGCGAGGAGAGAGGTCGGACATCTGCCGTTCCCCTGCGCTCAGGTCCTCATCTACCCAGCCCTGCAGATGGCAGATTTCAACCTGCCCTCATACCAGCAAAATCATGCTGTGCCCATATTGTTTCGTGGCCGTATGGCGTTCTACTTCCTGCAGTACCTCAATGGGGACATGTCTCTGTGCCAGGACGTGTTGGAAGGCATCCATGTCCCCACTGAGCTCAGGCCACGCTATGAGGAGTGGCTCTCCCCTTCTAACCTTCCTCCTGAGTTCCTCAAGCGAGGTTTCAGTGAGCCACCTACCCCAGAATATGATGGGGAGGTGTATCACGACATCAAGGCAGGTTTGGAACACGAGGTGTCGCCTTTACTGGCAGACGACGCTGACATTCAGAAAACCCCTCCCACCTTCCTCCTCACCTGTGAGTATGATGTCCTGAGGGACGATGGGATTCTTTACAGGAAACGACTGCTGGACTTGGACAGAGATGTCACCTGGCAACATGTGACAGAAGGTTTTCATGGCATGATTAACTTTTTCAACCAAGGCTGGCTCACGTTTCCCTCTGCAGTGCAGGTTGTGGATAGTGTTGTTGAATACATAAGAACACTGTGA